Genomic window (Bacillus vallismortis):
CATGACATTGGTTGCAACACGAGTATTTCCTTGGAAAATAGTAACGGTATCACCTGTTTTTTCGCCAAGCAGATCAACGATATCTTCATTTCCGTTGATTAGTGTTTGCCCTTTATAAAGCTCATTGTTTCTTACATGCCAGTCCCCTGAAATGACATCATCAATATAAACGCTGCTTAAAGCGAGATCGCCTTTCGCTTTTTCAGTCGCCATTTGTTTCATGCTGTCTGTAATGTCCTTAAGCATTACAGTACCGACTGATATCGAAAACAAAAGAATAATCACGAAAACGAGACAGAGAATTTTAGTTCCGAGCTTAAGCTTTAGTTGTTTTATCAACATAATTCCTCCTTTTTATGATTTGTGGGTCATATTACTTATCGGGTTTTTGGATCTATAGGTTTATTTTTAGAAAATATAAAAACCGGCCTGATCGCCAGGCCGGTTGTGTAACACTATTCTAGGTTTGCGTGGTAAGTGAACATGGTTTCAGAATTGAGTCCTTTTTTCTCCATGAGTTTTAAAATCACTGCATCATAGAATAGCAGTAAAGTTTGCTCAAATAATGAACCCATTGGCTGAATGGTTTTATCGCTTCCGTTTGACCGGTCTTTAGGAGAACCGGGCATTTTAACGATGAGATCCGCTTGTTTGCCAATGCTTGATTCCGGATTGATGGTTAAAGCGGCAACAGCCCCGTGTAAGCTTTTTGCTTTTGCTGCTGTATGGATCAGGCTCTTTGTCTCGCCTGATCCTGAACCGATAATGACGAGATCTCCTTTGCGAAGCGGGGGAGTGAGAATCTCACCGACGATATGAGCGTTGAAGCCCATGTGCCTCAATCTCATTGCGAAGGATTTTGCCATCAGGCCAGACCGCCCCGCTCCCGCAGTGAAAATTTGATTGGAAGAGAGAATGTGATCGGCAAGCTGATCTGCTTCTTCATCAGAAATATAAGCCGCTGAACGGTGTAACTCGTTAAGAATTTCCGTTACGTATTCAGTCGTTTTCATATCATTATCCTTGGGCAATAAGCTGCTTCATTTTTGAAGCTGTTTCCGCTTTATCGGCTGCGCTTGTAATTCCGCCCCCAACAATGACAAGGTCAGGCTTTTGTTTGACCACTTCTGGCAATGTATCAATTTTGATGCCGCCCGCAATTGCGGTTTTTGCGTTTTTAACGGTATTTTTGATAGTCGTTAATTCTTCGAAAGAGTTTTTGCCCTCTGCTTGAAGATCATATCCAGTGTGGACGCAGATGTAGTCAACACCGAGTGCGTCAATTTCTTTCGCACGGGATTCAATATCTTTTACGTTAATCATGTCCACTAAGATTTTCTTCTTCTGTTTTTTAGCTTCTTCTACTGCTCCTTTAATTGTTGCATCGTCTGTAGCCCCTAAAACGGTGATGATGTCAGCGCCTGCTTCCGACGCTTTCATGATCTCGTATCCGCCGGCATCCATGATTTTTAGGTCTGCTAGAACCTTCAATTGCGGAAATGCCTCTTTTACTTCTTTAACGGCTCTGAGGCCTTCATTAATGACAACCG
Coding sequences:
- the hxlB gene encoding 6-phospho-3-hexuloisomerase, translating into MKTTEYVTEILNELHRSAAYISDEEADQLADHILSSNQIFTAGAGRSGLMAKSFAMRLRHMGFNAHIVGEILTPPLRKGDLVIIGSGSGETKSLIHTAAKAKSLHGAVAALTINPESSIGKQADLIVKMPGSPKDRSNGSDKTIQPMGSLFEQTLLLFYDAVILKLMEKKGLNSETMFTYHANLE
- the hxlA gene encoding 3-hexulose-6-phosphate synthase: MELQLALDLVNIPEAIELVKEVEQYIDVVEIGTPVVINEGLRAVKEVKEAFPQLKVLADLKIMDAGGYEIMKASEAGADIITVLGATDDATIKGAVEEAKKQKKKILVDMINVKDIESRAKEIDALGVDYICVHTGYDLQAEGKNSFEELTTIKNTVKNAKTAIAGGIKIDTLPEVVKQKPDLVIVGGGITSAADKAETASKMKQLIAQG